In a single window of the Elaeis guineensis isolate ETL-2024a chromosome 4, EG11, whole genome shotgun sequence genome:
- the LOC105042692 gene encoding L-type lectin-domain containing receptor kinase SIT2-like has product MFPKNMFFFLILTLTTASAQDDDFTYNGFGFAKLHLDGIAEIATNGLLILTDNTRLQAKGHAFHPSPLCFRNSTTGKALSFSTSFIFAIVPKYQDLFGHGLAFVLAHSVNLSYALPSQYLGLFNTNNSDSSNQIVAIEFDTNMNPEFGDIDNNHVGIDVSSPKSINSSHAAYFTNDNGAGFKNLSLASGKPIQAWIEYSHMDGLLNVTLAPIDATKPGVPCLSSNVNLSSLISDHMYVGFSSSVGSFITSHYILGWSFKLNGRAQALDFSRLPSLPHTPSKSSLESWKIGLPIILAILFLLIIITGIIFLVKSKIKFREVFEDWELEYGPQRFCYKDLFLATMGFKDQQLLGAGGFGRVYKGVLPKTDIQVAVKQVSHESRQGMREFIAEIVSLGRLRHRNLVQLLGYCRRKGELLLVYEFMPNGSLDKFLFNQPKLMLSWGQRFQIIKGVASALYYLHEEWEKVVVHRDIKASNILLDDQMNGRLGDFGLARLYDHGTDPRTTHVVGTLGYLAPELTKTGKATTSTDVFAFGGFLLEVACGRRPIEIRPSEEDIVLANKVLECWKAGTILEARDPNLGIEYVVQEMEMVLKLGLLCSHPNSSSRPPMRLVMQIMEREAPLPEMSEDGWNAEISAMGNEGFSDVGMSNSSLSSMFACSNNGTALLTGR; this is encoded by the coding sequence ATGTTTCCAAAGAACATGTTCTTCTTTCTCATCCTCACACTCACTACAGCATCAGCACAAGATGATGATTTTACTTATAATGGATTCGGTTTTGCCAAACTGCATCTGGACGGCATTGCAGAGATCGCAACCAATGGCCTTCTCATTCTCACCGACAATACTAGACTGCAAGCCAAGGGCCACGCCTTTCACCCATCTCCACTCTGTTTTAGGAACTCAACAACTGGTAAAGCTCTCTCCTTCTCGACTTCTTTCATCTTTGCAATCGTCCCCAAGTACCAGGACTTGTTTGGCCATGGACTTGCCTTTGTTCTTGCGCATTCCGTAAATCTGTCTTATGCCTTACCTAGTCAATACCTGGGACTCTTCAATACAAACAATTCAGATTCTTCAAACCAAATTGTGGCCATCGAATTCGATACAAACATGAACCCTGAATTTGGTGATATTGACAATAATCATGTTGGAATTGATGTTAGCAGCCCAAAGTCTATTAATTCCTCGCATGCAGCTTATTTCACTAATGACAATGGCGCTGGGTTCAAGAACCTGAGCCTTGCGAGCGGCAAACCAATACAAGCCTGGATCGAATACAGTCACATGGATGGACTGCTTAATGTAACGTTAGCACCTATTGATGCAACCAAACCAGGTGTTCCATGCTTGTCTTCAAATGTGAATCTCTCTTCTTTGATCTCGGACCATATGTATGTCGGATTTTCTTCTTCAGTAGGCTCATTTATAACATCTCATTACATATTGGGCTGGAGCTTTAAGTTGAATGGAAGGGCTCAAGCACTCGATTTCTCACGTCTTCCATCCCTCCCTCACACACCATCTAAATCGAGCTTAGAGTCTTGGAAGATTGGGTTGCCGATAATCTTGGCAATACTTTTCTTGTTAATAATCATAACTGGCATAATCTTTCTGGTGAAGAGCAAGATTAAATTCAGAGAGGTGTTTGAAGATTGGGAGCTAGAATATGGACCCCAGAGATTCTGCTACAAGGACCTATTCTTGGCCACCATGGGATTCAAAGACCAACAGCTCTTGGGAGCCGGAGGTTTTGGTAGGGTCTACAAAGGCGTGTTGCCAAAGACTGACATCCAAGTTGCAGTTAAGCAGGTGTCGCATGAATCAAGACAAGGTATGAGAGAGTTCATCGCAGAGATTGTTAGCCTTGGCCGCTTGCGTCACCGGAACTTGGTACAGCTCCTCGGTTATTGCAGGAGAAAAGGGGAGCTCTTATTGGTCTATGAATTCATGCCCAACGGTAGTTTGGACAAGTTCCTATTTAACCAACCTAAGTTGATGCTTAGTTGGGGACAAAGATTCCAAATAATCAAAGGTGTAGCTTCCGCGCTTTATTATTTGCATGAAGAATGGGAGAAGGTGGTTGTTCATAGAGACATCAAGGCTAGCAACATCCTGCTAGATGATCAGATGAATGGAAGACTGGGTGATTTTGGCCTGGCAAGACTATATGATCACGGAACCGATCCCCGGACTACACATGTAGTCGGGACTTTGGGTTACCTTGCACCAGAGCTCACCAAGACTGGCAAGGCAACTACAAGCACAGATGTGTTTGCCTTTGGTGGATTTTTGCTTGAGGTGGCTTGTGGAAGAAGGCCAATAGAGATAAGACCATCAGAAGAAGACATAGTGTTGGCAAATAAAGTTCTGGAGTGCTGGAAGGCAGGGACTATTTTGGAGGCGAGGGATCCTAACTTGGGGATTGAATATGTTGTCCAAGAGATGGAGATGGTGCTAAAGCTCGGCCTTCTTTGTTCACACCCTAACTCCAGTTCTAGGCCTCCTATGCGGCTGGTGATGCAAATCATGGAGCGCGAAGCTCCCCTTCCAGAGATGTCTGAAGATGGTTGGAATGCCGAGATTTCAGCTATGGGGAATGAAGGCTTTAGTGATGTTGGCATGTCAAATAGTTCGTTGTCAAGCATGTTTGCCTGCTCAAACAATGGAACTGCTCTCTTGACCGGCCGTTGA